A window of the Comamonas sp. Y33R10-2 genome harbors these coding sequences:
- the gdhA gene encoding NADP-specific glutamate dehydrogenase, with product MKYQSVGQFLEEVAQRNPGQPEFLQAVTEVMESLWPFIEKHPKYAEHALLERLVEAERIIQFRVSWTDDKGQVQVNRGFRIQHSMAIGPYKGGLRFHPSVNQSVLKFLAFEQTFKNALTTLPMGGGKGGSDFDPKGKSSAEVMRFCQAFVAELFRHVGPDTDVPAGDIGVGGREVGYMAGMYKKLSNTASSVFTGKGLSFGGSLIRPEATGYGTVYFAREMLATRGQSFEGKTVSVSGSGNVAQYAVEKAMELGAKVVSVSDSSGTVYDAAGFTTEKLAILMDVKNNKYGRVSDYAKLVSGVEFLAGQSPWSIKVDVALPCATQNELTEADAKTLIANGVLCVAEGANMPSTIEAAKAFEAAGVLYAPGKASNAGGVATSGLEMSQNSARLSWPAEEVDARLLQIMQSIHAACVKHGKREDGTISYIDGANIAGFVKVADAMIAQGVI from the coding sequence ATGAAGTACCAGTCCGTAGGCCAATTCTTGGAAGAAGTGGCACAACGCAACCCCGGTCAGCCCGAATTCCTGCAAGCCGTCACCGAAGTGATGGAAAGCCTGTGGCCCTTCATCGAGAAGCACCCTAAGTACGCTGAACACGCTCTGCTGGAGCGTCTGGTTGAAGCCGAGCGCATCATCCAGTTCCGCGTCAGCTGGACGGACGACAAGGGCCAAGTGCAAGTGAACCGCGGCTTCCGCATTCAGCACAGCATGGCGATTGGCCCCTACAAGGGCGGCCTGCGCTTTCACCCCTCCGTTAACCAGTCCGTGCTGAAGTTCCTGGCTTTCGAGCAGACCTTCAAGAACGCGCTGACCACCCTGCCTATGGGCGGCGGCAAGGGCGGCTCTGACTTCGACCCCAAGGGCAAGAGCTCCGCTGAAGTCATGCGCTTTTGCCAAGCCTTCGTTGCCGAGCTGTTCCGCCACGTGGGCCCAGATACCGATGTGCCAGCAGGCGACATCGGCGTGGGTGGCCGCGAAGTGGGTTACATGGCCGGCATGTACAAAAAGCTGTCGAACACCGCCTCGTCCGTGTTTACCGGCAAGGGCCTGTCGTTTGGCGGCTCGCTGATTCGCCCTGAAGCCACTGGCTACGGCACCGTGTACTTCGCCCGCGAAATGCTGGCCACTCGCGGCCAGTCGTTTGAAGGCAAGACCGTGTCCGTGTCCGGTTCGGGCAACGTGGCTCAGTACGCTGTGGAAAAGGCGATGGAGCTGGGCGCCAAGGTTGTGAGCGTGTCTGACTCCTCGGGCACTGTGTACGACGCAGCGGGCTTCACCACCGAAAAGCTGGCCATCCTGATGGATGTGAAGAACAACAAGTACGGCCGCGTCAGCGACTATGCCAAGCTGGTGTCTGGCGTTGAATTCTTGGCTGGCCAAAGCCCTTGGTCTATCAAGGTAGACGTGGCCCTGCCTTGCGCTACCCAAAACGAGCTGACCGAAGCCGATGCCAAGACACTGATCGCCAACGGCGTTCTGTGCGTGGCTGAAGGCGCCAACATGCCCTCCACCATCGAAGCGGCCAAGGCCTTCGAAGCCGCTGGCGTGCTGTACGCACCCGGCAAGGCATCCAACGCCGGTGGCGTGGCCACGTCCGGTCTGGAAATGTCGCAAAACTCGGCTCGCCTGTCTTGGCCTGCTGAAGAAGTGGACGCCCGCCTGCTGCAAATCATGCAAAGCATTCACGCCGCTTGCGTCAAGCACGGCAAGCGCGAAGACGGCACCATCAGCTACATCGACGGCGCCAACATCGCCGGCTTTGTGAAGGTTGCCGACGCCATGATCGCTCAAGGCGTGATCTAA
- a CDS encoding porin, translating to MTVLPCWRLPLAHFASCAALAALSLPSLVHAQQAPNGTLQVYGRINASIESNRSDSQARAQGLRNNESFWGLRGQEDLGGGMQAGFILEHGFDIDSGANSASDYFNRKSEVNLTGSFGMLRMGRMFSEAYYATADVVSMHNFDTGISADALYAWVSNGGNHVSWRLPQYQGLTVELGTSLHEKQTEPNKNAWDLAANYELGDFTLGFGYNRWGVAEQATVRATYTTGPWTLAGFVQNSRGWDQASFQVDSSQRNRNMARVSIQYEDGPNEYHANVGYAGKVGGEAGTQATQWTLGYNYNFSKRTKIYALYTQVNNHERARYLTGEAGVGSRSLAAGMRHYF from the coding sequence GTGACTGTATTACCCTGCTGGCGTCTGCCTTTGGCCCACTTCGCCAGTTGCGCCGCCTTGGCCGCACTTTCCTTGCCTTCTCTTGTCCACGCTCAGCAAGCGCCCAATGGCACGCTGCAGGTCTATGGCCGCATCAACGCGTCTATTGAAAGCAACCGCTCCGATAGCCAAGCCCGCGCGCAGGGCCTGCGCAATAACGAATCCTTTTGGGGCCTGCGCGGGCAGGAGGATCTGGGCGGCGGCATGCAGGCCGGTTTTATTTTGGAGCATGGCTTTGATATTGACTCCGGCGCAAACAGCGCCAGTGACTACTTCAACCGTAAGAGCGAAGTGAATCTGACGGGCAGCTTCGGTATGCTGCGCATGGGCCGCATGTTCAGCGAGGCCTACTACGCCACGGCCGATGTGGTGAGCATGCACAACTTTGACACCGGTATCTCAGCCGATGCGCTGTATGCATGGGTATCCAACGGCGGCAATCATGTGTCTTGGCGCCTGCCGCAATACCAAGGTCTGACCGTAGAGCTGGGCACCAGCTTGCATGAAAAACAGACCGAGCCCAACAAAAACGCTTGGGACTTGGCCGCCAATTACGAGCTGGGCGACTTCACACTAGGCTTTGGCTACAACCGCTGGGGTGTGGCCGAGCAAGCCACTGTGCGCGCCACCTACACCACTGGGCCGTGGACGCTGGCCGGCTTTGTGCAAAACAGCCGCGGCTGGGATCAGGCAAGCTTCCAAGTTGATAGCAGCCAGCGCAATCGCAATATGGCACGCGTATCCATTCAGTACGAAGATGGCCCTAACGAGTACCACGCGAATGTGGGTTATGCCGGCAAAGTGGGCGGCGAAGCCGGCACACAGGCTACGCAGTGGACGCTGGGCTACAACTACAACTTCAGCAAGCGCACCAAGATCTATGCGCTCTACACCCAAGTCAACAACCATGAGCGTGCGCGTTACCTGACGGGTGAAGCTGGCGTGGGCTCTCGATCTCTGGCTGCGGGTATGCGGCACTACTTCTAA
- a CDS encoding multidrug effflux MFS transporter: MIITLGLLLGLQPLATDMYLPSLPLIQQGFGVHVSRTQLTLTGFLLAFGCSQLLWGPLSDRWGRRPVLLTGLAGYVIGALGCASAQSMDALIGWRALQGAALGAVVMCARAVVRDLYAPHMGAQVMSKALTGLGVLAFLAPISGSLLVEWLGWRSTMTAQAFMGCVALGLVALRFKESIPQRNPQATRPSHLLRTWGLIVRNPMFQAYNLLTCSTYGGLFTNLAASSFTYINVLHMERTHYGLMLGTNALCYIAGTFACRRLLTRMNVQQAVAIAGALTLAAGTMMGIAALADSRSIWAYALPCCLYQMAHGIHMPCGQSNAIAPFPQAAGTASAINGFVMMILAFAMGHWLGQHLDVDSAAPLAFGMWFWSACTALSAWVLVRRFGRIDPNHNK; this comes from the coding sequence ATCATCATCACCCTCGGTTTGCTGCTGGGCCTGCAGCCGCTGGCTACCGATATGTACCTGCCCAGCCTACCGCTGATTCAGCAAGGCTTTGGCGTCCATGTCTCCCGCACCCAGCTCACGCTGACGGGTTTCTTGCTGGCCTTTGGTTGCTCCCAACTGCTGTGGGGTCCGCTGTCAGACCGGTGGGGGCGTCGCCCCGTGCTGCTGACAGGTTTGGCGGGCTATGTCATCGGTGCCCTAGGCTGCGCCAGTGCACAGAGCATGGATGCCTTGATTGGCTGGCGCGCGCTGCAAGGCGCAGCACTGGGCGCGGTGGTGATGTGCGCCAGAGCCGTGGTGCGCGATTTGTACGCCCCGCACATGGGGGCGCAAGTTATGTCCAAGGCCTTGACCGGACTGGGAGTGCTGGCCTTTTTAGCGCCCATCAGTGGCAGTCTGTTGGTGGAATGGCTGGGCTGGCGCTCCACCATGACGGCGCAGGCCTTCATGGGCTGCGTGGCACTGGGGCTGGTGGCGCTGCGCTTCAAGGAGTCCATTCCCCAGCGCAACCCGCAGGCCACACGCCCTAGCCATCTGCTGCGCACTTGGGGCCTTATTGTGCGCAACCCCATGTTTCAGGCCTACAACCTGCTGACCTGCTCCACCTACGGAGGACTGTTCACCAATCTGGCGGCCTCGTCGTTCACCTATATCAATGTGCTGCACATGGAGCGCACGCATTACGGCCTGATGCTAGGCACCAATGCGCTGTGCTACATCGCAGGCACTTTTGCCTGTCGCCGCCTGCTGACGCGCATGAATGTGCAGCAAGCCGTGGCCATTGCCGGCGCACTCACGCTGGCGGCGGGCACGATGATGGGCATTGCCGCGTTGGCCGACAGCCGCAGCATCTGGGCCTATGCCCTGCCCTGTTGCCTGTATCAGATGGCCCATGGCATCCACATGCCTTGTGGGCAGAGCAATGCGATTGCGCCGTTTCCGCAAGCTGCTGGCACGGCCTCGGCCATCAACGGCTTTGTGATGATGATTCTGGCGTTTGCCATGGGGCACTGGCTGGGCCAGCACCTTGATGTGGACTCTGCAGCCCCGCTGGCCTTCGGTATGTGGTTCTGGTCGGCGTGCACTGCGCTATCTGCCTGGGTGCTGGTACGCCGTTTTGGGCGCATCGACCCGAATCACAACAAATAA
- the mutL gene encoding DNA mismatch repair endonuclease MutL encodes MIAVNVSSPELSPTPSDSMTQTADAVQARRPIRDLPDELISQIAAGEVVERPASVVRELVDNALDSGASQITLRLLAGGVRLIAVEDDGCGIPREELPVALRRHATSKITDLHDLETVATMGFRGEALAAIASVSETSIFSRPAGQDSAYLLDARSGELRPAARNQGTTVEVKELFFSTPARRKFLKTDATELAHCVEAVRRHALARPDVGFAIWHEGKLVEQWRAATGTPEEAIASRLADVLGEKFVANSVIVDHWSGPVHVTGRAGVPDAARSKPDHQFCYVNGRFVRDKVLTHAARSAYEDILHGNKQPIYALYIQIDPSRVDVNVHPTKIEVRFRESREVHQAVRHAIENALATPRAAAVVQAAAQEAAVQEAARQPSLSDESAAAAAQPVNAPAWPQTRMSFGEPLVGNPVSDLAKLWEPMREQVATPSAATPAVTATAVEVTTATAEVAVEPAPFAQAPVPTTPLAPAFPASQAPITNTIPMPSPVPQPEGENIKLRPSGQSSYFQRKTLAAQVQEAPAATELIAKTATAEVRQPAAAAPQNPAQPVTAATTASAHVASADTAPVWPLGRAVAQLHGVYILAENSQGMIIVDMHAAHERIVYEQLKNAVNTQNGEENIPSQPLLIPATFAATREEVATAEAHADTLLALGMEVSPFSPKTLAVRAVPATLAQGDAVELARSVLAELAQHDASTVVQRARNEILATMACHGAVRANRKLTLDEMNALLRQMEVTDRSDQCNHGRPTWRQLTMKELDALFLRGR; translated from the coding sequence ATGATTGCCGTGAACGTATCTAGCCCCGAACTCTCCCCCACCCCTTCCGACTCCATGACCCAGACCGCAGATGCAGTGCAGGCGCGTCGGCCTATCCGCGATTTGCCCGACGAGCTGATCAGTCAGATCGCCGCCGGCGAGGTGGTGGAGCGCCCCGCCTCCGTGGTGCGCGAACTGGTGGATAACGCGCTCGACTCCGGCGCCAGCCAGATCACCCTGCGCCTGCTGGCCGGTGGTGTGCGTCTGATTGCGGTGGAAGACGACGGCTGCGGCATTCCCCGCGAAGAGCTGCCCGTGGCCTTGCGCCGCCACGCCACCAGCAAGATCACCGATCTGCATGATTTGGAAACCGTAGCCACTATGGGCTTTCGAGGCGAAGCGCTAGCCGCGATTGCCTCGGTATCCGAGACCTCCATCTTTTCACGACCCGCAGGGCAAGACTCGGCCTATCTGCTGGACGCCCGCAGTGGCGAGCTGCGCCCTGCCGCCCGCAACCAAGGCACCACAGTCGAAGTCAAAGAGCTGTTCTTCTCGACCCCTGCTCGCCGCAAATTCCTCAAGACCGACGCCACCGAACTGGCTCACTGCGTAGAAGCCGTTCGTCGCCATGCACTAGCCCGCCCCGATGTGGGCTTTGCCATTTGGCATGAAGGCAAACTGGTCGAGCAGTGGCGCGCAGCCACTGGCACGCCAGAGGAAGCCATTGCCAGCCGACTGGCCGATGTACTGGGCGAGAAGTTTGTCGCCAACTCCGTCATCGTAGACCACTGGTCTGGCCCCGTGCATGTCACCGGCCGCGCTGGCGTGCCTGATGCCGCGCGCTCTAAGCCTGATCACCAGTTTTGCTACGTCAACGGCCGCTTTGTGCGCGACAAGGTGCTGACCCATGCCGCCCGCTCTGCCTACGAAGACATTCTTCACGGCAACAAGCAGCCCATTTACGCGCTCTACATCCAGATCGACCCATCGCGCGTCGATGTGAACGTACACCCCACCAAGATCGAAGTGCGCTTTCGCGAAAGCCGTGAAGTGCACCAAGCCGTGCGCCATGCGATTGAAAATGCGCTGGCCACGCCCCGCGCAGCTGCAGTGGTGCAAGCCGCGGCACAAGAAGCTGCTGTGCAAGAAGCCGCTCGCCAACCAAGCCTGAGCGATGAATCAGCCGCAGCGGCGGCCCAACCAGTCAACGCCCCTGCTTGGCCTCAAACCCGCATGAGCTTTGGCGAGCCCTTGGTTGGCAACCCCGTCAGCGATCTGGCCAAGCTCTGGGAGCCCATGCGCGAGCAAGTGGCCACACCTTCAGCGGCTACTCCTGCTGTGACTGCAACAGCTGTTGAAGTAACGACAGCGACAGCAGAAGTTGCGGTAGAACCAGCCCCGTTCGCCCAAGCACCTGTACCAACAACACCATTAGCGCCTGCATTCCCTGCCAGCCAAGCGCCGATTACCAACACCATCCCCATGCCCAGCCCGGTGCCTCAACCGGAAGGCGAAAACATCAAGCTGCGCCCATCAGGTCAGTCCAGCTACTTTCAGCGAAAAACACTAGCAGCGCAGGTACAAGAAGCACCTGCAGCTACAGAGTTAATAGCTAAAACAGCGACAGCCGAGGTGCGTCAACCGGCTGCTGCGGCCCCACAAAACCCGGCCCAGCCTGTAACCGCTGCAACTACAGCAAGTGCACATGTAGCCAGCGCAGACACCGCCCCCGTCTGGCCGCTAGGCCGCGCCGTGGCGCAGTTGCATGGTGTCTATATCCTGGCCGAGAACAGTCAGGGCATGATCATCGTGGACATGCATGCCGCCCACGAGCGCATCGTCTACGAGCAGCTCAAGAACGCGGTCAATACGCAAAATGGCGAGGAAAACATTCCCAGCCAACCCCTGCTCATTCCCGCCACCTTTGCCGCTACGCGTGAAGAAGTCGCCACTGCCGAAGCCCATGCAGACACCTTGCTGGCGCTGGGCATGGAGGTCTCGCCCTTCTCGCCCAAAACATTAGCCGTGCGCGCAGTACCAGCCACTTTGGCGCAGGGGGATGCGGTAGAGCTGGCCCGCAGCGTGCTGGCTGAGTTGGCTCAGCATGACGCCAGCACCGTGGTGCAACGCGCGCGCAATGAGATTTTGGCCACCATGGCCTGCCACGGCGCGGTGCGTGCCAACCGCAAGCTCACCCTCGATGAGATGAACGCCCTGCTGCGCCAGATGGAAGTCACAGACCGCTCCGACCAGTGCAACCACGGCCGTCCCACTTGGCGCCAACTGACAATGAAAGAGTTAGATGCACTCTTTCTGCGCGGTCGCTAA
- a CDS encoding cupin domain-containing protein, with protein MHYLLKPAALLCTSALFFISGSAMAQASGLTRTMVGKADVSVPGREAVVAKVEVAPGARAGRHTHPGDEISYISEGEVDLLIDGQPPRTLKAGESFVVPAGVIHDAHNASSGTVKLIGVYVVEKGKPLASPAP; from the coding sequence ATGCACTACTTGCTCAAACCTGCGGCCCTGCTTTGCACCAGCGCCTTGTTTTTTATCAGCGGCAGTGCCATGGCGCAGGCTAGCGGCTTGACACGTACCATGGTGGGCAAGGCCGATGTCTCAGTGCCGGGCCGAGAGGCCGTGGTGGCCAAGGTCGAGGTCGCACCGGGAGCACGCGCCGGTCGCCATACCCATCCCGGCGATGAAATCAGCTATATCAGTGAAGGTGAGGTCGATCTGCTCATTGACGGCCAGCCGCCGCGCACTCTCAAAGCTGGCGAATCATTCGTCGTGCCCGCCGGTGTCATTCACGATGCGCACAACGCCAGCAGCGGCACCGTAAAGCTCATTGGCGTGTACGTAGTTGAAAAGGGCAAACCGCTGGCTTCGCCTGCGCCTTGA
- a CDS encoding DUF5329 domain-containing protein: MKKHLITALLLCAATSAALAEKPTPAATQEIEHLIGHLKNSGCEFQRNGSWYDSAKAADHLRGKYDYLLKKGWLVTSEDFITRAASESSMSHKPYQVRCAGKEAEPSASWLKAELMRYRGK; encoded by the coding sequence ATGAAGAAGCACCTCATTACCGCCCTGCTGCTGTGCGCAGCCACCAGCGCTGCTTTGGCTGAAAAGCCCACGCCGGCGGCCACGCAGGAAATTGAGCATTTGATAGGCCACCTTAAAAACTCAGGCTGCGAGTTTCAGCGCAATGGCAGCTGGTATGACAGCGCCAAGGCGGCAGACCACCTGCGCGGCAAGTACGACTATTTGCTCAAAAAAGGCTGGCTGGTCACATCTGAAGACTTCATCACCCGCGCCGCCAGCGAAAGCAGCATGAGCCACAAGCCTTATCAGGTGCGCTGCGCAGGCAAAGAGGCCGAGCCCAGCGCGAGCTGGCTCAAAGCAGAGCTGATGCGCTATCGCGGCAAATAA
- the miaA gene encoding tRNA (adenosine(37)-N6)-dimethylallyltransferase MiaA, which produces MTASHPLPCIAIAGPTASGKTAAALALSELLAQRGQKTEIISVDSALVYKSMDIGTAKPSAAELAAVPHHLIDIIDPLQSYSAAEFVRDTQKLVDEIHARNAIPLLVGGTMLYFKALMDGLDDMPAADPAVRTMLDAQAAELGWPAMHAKLAEVDPTTATRLAPGDSQRIQRALEVWHVSGKPLSSFHTTKNKAGAAEQIGLAALFSLEPEDRKWLHQRIAQRFDLMLQQGFLDEVRQLRTRGDLHLDLPSMRCVGYRQAWEELDWQSAHNLPEINHYLLREKGIAATRQLAKRQITWLRSMPQRHAIACDAPDAQQQLLTAAMAVIDQAQRAAG; this is translated from the coding sequence ATGACTGCTTCACATCCCCTGCCCTGTATCGCCATTGCCGGCCCCACCGCCTCGGGCAAAACTGCTGCGGCACTGGCGCTGTCTGAACTGCTGGCGCAGCGCGGGCAAAAAACTGAAATCATCAGCGTAGATTCAGCCTTGGTCTACAAAAGCATGGACATTGGCACAGCCAAGCCCTCTGCAGCCGAGCTGGCGGCTGTGCCTCATCACCTCATCGACATCATCGACCCGCTGCAGTCGTATAGCGCAGCCGAGTTTGTGCGCGACACGCAAAAGCTGGTCGATGAAATCCACGCCCGCAACGCCATACCGCTGCTGGTGGGCGGCACCATGCTGTACTTCAAAGCGCTGATGGATGGGCTGGACGACATGCCCGCCGCAGACCCGGCCGTGCGCACCATGCTAGACGCACAAGCTGCCGAGCTGGGCTGGCCCGCCATGCATGCCAAGCTGGCCGAAGTTGACCCCACCACCGCAACACGCTTGGCCCCCGGCGACAGCCAGCGCATTCAGCGTGCTCTGGAGGTGTGGCATGTTTCGGGCAAGCCGCTATCGAGCTTTCACACTACAAAAAACAAAGCAGGTGCTGCAGAGCAGATAGGGCTTGCAGCCCTTTTCTCTTTGGAGCCTGAAGACCGCAAATGGCTGCACCAGCGCATTGCGCAGCGCTTTGATCTGATGCTGCAGCAAGGCTTTCTGGACGAGGTTCGCCAGTTGCGCACACGCGGCGATCTGCATCTCGATCTGCCATCCATGCGCTGCGTGGGTTACCGCCAGGCATGGGAAGAGTTGGACTGGCAAAGCGCGCATAACCTACCCGAAATCAATCATTACCTGCTGCGCGAAAAAGGCATTGCCGCGACCCGCCAATTGGCCAAGCGCCAGATCACTTGGCTGCGCTCCATGCCCCAGCGCCACGCCATTGCCTGCGATGCGCCCGATGCGCAGCAGCAACTGTTAACAGCCGCCATGGCTGTGATTGACCAAGCGCAGCGAGCCGCTGGCTAA
- a CDS encoding alpha/beta hydrolase, whose amino-acid sequence MSTPSRFWNLRRALLALGLTVLAGLSLWGLNELDTRQRLWIFQPSDRSWPGANTAGMQEQWIDFRSRDGDTVKLHALWMPSRNANAPALLFLHGARWNVTGSSPRIRRLHDMGFSVLAVDYRGFGQSSKALPSEASATEDARAAWRWLGDKAAGKPRYIFGHSLGGAIAIDLASAVNDEQGVIVESTFTSIPDVFDSMRWGWLPLDWLITQRFNSVNKVARIGSPLLVVHGSADPLIPVRLGLQLFDAAQQPKRFLLVDGATHHNTQSKALKQYRAALQELFGLNPR is encoded by the coding sequence ATGTCCACCCCATCACGCTTTTGGAATTTGCGCCGCGCCTTGCTGGCACTGGGTTTGACTGTGCTGGCAGGTTTATCCCTCTGGGGCTTAAACGAGCTAGACACACGCCAGCGGCTGTGGATTTTCCAGCCCAGCGACCGCAGCTGGCCCGGTGCCAACACCGCGGGTATGCAAGAGCAGTGGATTGACTTTCGCAGCCGCGATGGTGATACGGTGAAACTGCATGCTTTATGGATGCCCTCTCGCAACGCCAATGCTCCGGCGCTACTGTTTTTGCACGGGGCGCGCTGGAACGTGACGGGATCATCCCCCCGCATCCGGCGGCTGCACGACATGGGCTTTTCAGTGCTGGCAGTGGATTACCGGGGTTTTGGCCAGAGCAGCAAGGCCTTGCCTTCTGAAGCCTCAGCCACTGAAGATGCTCGCGCTGCATGGCGCTGGCTGGGCGATAAAGCGGCAGGCAAACCGCGCTACATCTTCGGTCACTCTCTGGGCGGCGCCATTGCGATTGATCTGGCCAGTGCTGTGAATGATGAGCAGGGCGTGATCGTCGAATCCACCTTCACCAGCATCCCCGATGTGTTTGATTCCATGCGCTGGGGCTGGCTGCCACTGGACTGGCTGATCACCCAGCGCTTTAACTCCGTGAACAAGGTGGCCCGCATTGGCTCGCCGCTGCTGGTGGTGCATGGCTCAGCAGACCCACTGATTCCCGTCCGGCTGGGCCTGCAGCTGTTTGATGCAGCCCAGCAGCCCAAGCGCTTTTTATTGGTGGATGGTGCCACACACCACAACACCCAAAGCAAGGCGCTTAAGCAGTACCGCGCTGCTTTGCAGGAGCTGTTCGGCCTCAACCCTCGCTGA
- a CDS encoding ABC transporter ATP-binding protein, with the protein MAATDSSLAPCLLQVQDLAKRYGEATSPIQTQTAVFEHVSFEVQAGEFVAIVGNSGVGKSTFLNCLAGLDSWQQGRVLHQGVDLSTLDETQRAVWRRAHLGFVFQAFHVLPHLDVAQNIALPLMLLDRMNVQGEQRVQQVLNAVGLEGLGQRLPQQLSGGQLQRVAIARALVHSPPLLLADEPTGNLDPSTAQQVMDLLLQQTRDNGTALILVTHSAEAAKRSDRVLRLTAHGMEQAA; encoded by the coding sequence ATGGCTGCTACTGATTCATCACTCGCCCCTTGCCTCTTGCAAGTTCAAGACCTCGCCAAGCGCTACGGCGAAGCGACGTCACCAATACAGACTCAAACTGCTGTTTTTGAGCATGTCAGCTTCGAAGTACAGGCCGGTGAATTTGTCGCCATTGTCGGCAACTCTGGCGTGGGCAAGTCTACCTTTCTCAACTGCCTTGCCGGGCTAGACAGCTGGCAGCAAGGCCGCGTGCTCCATCAAGGTGTTGACCTATCAACGTTAGATGAAACCCAGCGCGCTGTTTGGCGCCGAGCGCATCTGGGCTTTGTGTTTCAGGCCTTTCATGTGCTGCCGCATCTGGATGTGGCGCAGAACATTGCTCTGCCGCTGATGCTGCTGGACCGCATGAATGTGCAAGGTGAGCAGCGGGTGCAGCAGGTGCTCAATGCCGTGGGACTGGAGGGGTTGGGCCAGCGCTTGCCCCAGCAACTCAGCGGCGGGCAGTTGCAGCGCGTGGCTATTGCCCGCGCACTGGTGCATTCGCCGCCCCTGTTGCTGGCCGATGAACCCACGGGCAACCTGGACCCATCCACCGCCCAGCAAGTGATGGACTTGCTGCTACAGCAAACCCGTGACAACGGCACGGCGCTCATCCTCGTCACTCACTCAGCAGAAGCGGCCAAGCGCTCTGACCGCGTGTTGCGACTGACAGCGCACGGAATGGAGCAAGCTGCTTAG
- a CDS encoding methylglyoxal synthase produces the protein MSICLGLAANKLHHLTEDAALFTLLRACEAGIRELKLGFHTVGRTYDAITAASMLQGYKGLVRYPYGREGGLMKLVAEVVGMEGDERTLDGAIYLMDPVDPSSIFPEALAMKRQCVIHGKPFLSTVASTRDWIEMERIHAGFARDRNADRYHDYASQTLALIAHDAMKPTMLDFAARNFELLSRYRRRVGTGTTGQKLNEMAWSKGWPADKPWVDRYNSGPLGGDAQIADLVLEKRCHRAIFFEDPHVARQHEADIQLLERAVTTVTHDAVCSTSPQVAQRWCDAAVKRGG, from the coding sequence ATGTCGATCTGCCTAGGCCTTGCCGCCAACAAACTGCACCACCTAACGGAGGATGCCGCGCTTTTTACCTTGCTGCGCGCCTGCGAGGCAGGGATTCGTGAGCTGAAATTGGGCTTTCACACCGTGGGTCGCACCTACGATGCCATCACCGCTGCCAGCATGCTGCAGGGCTACAAAGGTTTGGTGCGCTACCCCTATGGCCGTGAAGGCGGGCTGATGAAGCTGGTTGCCGAAGTGGTGGGTATGGAAGGCGACGAGCGCACTCTCGATGGCGCCATCTACCTGATGGACCCGGTGGACCCATCCTCCATCTTCCCTGAGGCGCTGGCCATGAAGCGTCAGTGCGTGATTCACGGCAAGCCATTTTTGTCCACCGTGGCATCGACGCGTGACTGGATTGAGATGGAGCGCATTCACGCAGGCTTTGCGCGTGACCGCAATGCTGACCGCTATCACGACTATGCAAGCCAGACGCTGGCGCTGATTGCCCACGATGCGATGAAGCCCACCATGCTGGACTTTGCTGCGCGCAACTTTGAACTGCTGAGCCGCTACCGCCGCCGCGTGGGCACGGGCACCACGGGCCAGAAGCTCAACGAGATGGCGTGGAGCAAGGGCTGGCCAGCAGACAAACCTTGGGTGGACCGCTACAACAGCGGCCCATTAGGAGGCGACGCGCAAATTGCTGACTTAGTGCTGGAAAAGCGCTGCCACCGCGCTATCTTTTTTGAAGACCCACATGTGGCCCGCCAGCACGAAGCCGATATACAACTGCTGGAACGCGCCGTCACTACCGTCACCCACGATGCGGTGTGCAGCACCTCGCCTCAAGTGGCGCAGCGCTGGTGCGATGCGGCGGTCAAGCGCGGCGGCTGA